Proteins from a single region of Theileria parva strain Muguga chromosome 1, complete sequence, whole genome shotgun sequence:
- the DBP5 gene encoding DEAD/DEAH box helicase family protein — protein MDSDSIFKQFLARDDNKELRQLCSQSMEFLNNPPSQNQFNTNLNNQDLGTMHTERQMNLNLDYGAPTSNDFMRPKHVMLDEISDALLVDGTQFNENINMQWSQLPLSPDLLKGIQNMGFAKPSKIQQCALPLILGSCTNIIAQAKNGSGKTATFALAMLSKVNVNVPLVQALCICPTRELATQNVQVIQKLGQFTQIKCFLGVPQCPRYEDNDQYHLYVGTPGKTMDFLKKRIMNVTNVVMLVLDEADELINQQNNMGPQVLQIRNFFRGPVQIVLFSATFSDNVYNFATKIAPRAHVIQVKREQLTLDCIDQRYMICNDDEDKFNKLSEIYSSMIVGQSVIFVNSRETAFKLSQRMRDQGHAVSLLCGTLGPSSGPNSMTPEIRDRIMKEFKDGETKVLICTDVLARGIDVPQVTLVINYELPMSYSGAKTAELKSVCMETYLHRIGRTGRFGVRGMAINMITVNEMALIESIKQFYKCNVDLLECDPEELENMVRNFRV, from the exons ATGGATAGCGATTCAATATTCAAACAGTTCTTGGCTAGAGATGATAACAAGGAATTGAGGCAATTATGCTCTCAAAGTAtggaatttttaaacaacCCTCCCAGCCAAAACCAATTTaacacaaatttaaataaccaAGACCTGGGAACAATGCATACAGAGAGacaaatgaatttaaacttAGATTATG gAGCACCAACCTCAAATGACTTCATGAGACCAAAGCATGTAATGCTGGATGAAATCTC TGATGCCTTGCTCGTCGACGGAACGCAGTTCAACGAAAACATTAATATGCAATGGAGCCAACTACCGTTATCACCGGATCTACTCAAAGGAATTCAGAATATGGGATTTGCAAAGCCATCGAAAATACAACAGTGCGCACTGCCACTGATTCTTGGCAGCTG tACAAATATTATCGCTCAAGCAAAAAATGGATCCGGGAAAACAGCAACATTCGCATTGGCAATGCTTTCCAAAGTTAATGTTAATGTTCCCTTAGTACAG GCTCTGTGCATTTGCCCAACCCGTGAATTGGCAACACAGAATGTCCAAGTCATACAGAAATTAGGACAGTttacacaaattaaatgttttttGGGAGTTCCACAGTGCCCAAGAT ATGAAGATAATGATCAGTACCACCTGTATGTCGGAACGCCAGGAAAAACAATGGATTTCCTTAAAAAGAGAATTATGAATGTTACG aACGTTGTGATGTTGGTTCTGGATGAAGCCGATGAACTTATAAACCAGCAGAATAACATGGGACCACAAGTGCTCCAGATTAGAAACTTTTTTAGAGGGCCTGTacaaatagtattattctCAGCGACATTCTCAGAcaatgtatataatttcGCAACTAAAATAGCACCGAGAGCCCATGTGATTCAA GTTAAACGAGAGCAACTTACCTTGGATTGTATTGACCAAAGGTACATGATCTGTAATGATGACGAGGATAAGTTCAACAAGCTCTCTGAAATATACTCAAGCATGATTGTTGGACAATCAGTAATATTTGTGAACTCAAGAGAAACGGCATTTAAACTTTCTCAAAGGATGCGCGATCAAGG CCATGCTGTATCTTTATTGTGTGGAACCTTGGGACCGAGTTCAGGTCCCAATTCTATGACACCTGAAATTAGGGATAGAATTATGAAGGAATTCAAAGATGGAGAGACAAAGGTCCTCATCTGTACAGATGTTCTGGCGAGAGGAATTGATGTCCCACAAGTTACGCTtgttataaattatgaacTTCCAATGTCGTACTCAGGAGCCAAAACAGCTGAACTCAAATCAGTGTGCATG GAAACGTATCTACACCGTATCGGTAGAACGGGTCGTTTTGGAGTTAGGGGAATGGCAATTAATATGATAACAGTAAATGAAATGGCGCTTATAGAGtcaattaaacaattttacaa GTGTAACGTTGACCTTTTGGAGTGTGACCCAGAAGAATTGGAAAATATGGTCAGGAATTTCAGAGTATAA
- a CDS encoding Tp2: MKLAARLISLYFIIYILHSPVLGGNCSHEELKKLGMLEGDGFDRDALFKSSHGMGKVGKRYGLKTTPKVDKVLADLETLFGKHGLGGISKDCLKCFAQSLVCVLMKCRGACLKGPCTDDCQNCFDRNCKSALLECIGKTSIPNPCKWKEDYLKYKFPETDEDESTKKGEASGTS; this comes from the coding sequence aTGAAATTGGCCGCCAGATTAATTAGCctttactttattatttacattttacatTCCCCAGTGCTGGGAGGTAATTGTAGTCATGAAGAACTAAAAAAATTGGGAATGCTAGAGGGCGATGGTTTCGACAGGGATGCATTGTTCAAATCATCACATGGTATGGGAAAGGTAGGAAAAAGGTATGGTCTTAAAACTACTCCAAAAGTAGATAAAGTCTTAGCAGATCTTGAAACACTGTTTGGAAAACACGGTCTTGGTGGTATTAGTAAAGATTGTCTTAAATGTTTTGCACAAAGCCTAGTGTGCGTATTAATGAAATGTAGAGGAGCATGTCTCAAAGGACCATGTACTGACGACTGCCAAAATTGCTTTGATAGAAACTGTAAATCTGCATTGCTGGAATGCATTGGGAAAACAAGTATTCCAAATCCATGTAAATGGAAAGAAGATTAtctaaaatacaaatttcCTGAAACAGATGAGGACGAATCTACGAAAAAAGGAGAAGCCTCCGGCACTTCATAG